From Spirochaeta isovalerica, the proteins below share one genomic window:
- a CDS encoding pyridoxal-phosphate dependent enzyme has product MNKSGYTPLMRAKGLEKILDVGEIYLKLEGDNPYGHKYDRIGELLVRDAISGGFEKLIVDGPRAFIHSVLACAEQADISVKVPLFKGQMWKSKSMEKDILLDFRKVKQDEQESFVSGYCEEGGYYNCVNGYYNRHLSITALEAIGEEICEKLDSITSVFVQLSYGYTVSGLYGSFFRLWAKGRIEHYPRIFSCTIPKGNTIYEDYKRINSIPDIEEYGIRHNRYTRDLFIDNTQLLEKTLEAVKDTDGEIITVDETLLKEAAALLKTSEHISLTAEEAYSFAGFYKTARAGKLKRGVHVIVLNNGKTDIVVNRLQKDAEMSRETILSYVRTFLMEYSDSIEETSDAIDNALSSGAVFTAEIDGRMEGIAIVVRMGFEDFIPRYHLAYIGTRAGRKGRGIAGKLIEEIIQFSGGSLSLHVDLDNSRAKKLYEKFGFVHMYNRMIYKGDLL; this is encoded by the coding sequence ATGAATAAATCAGGTTATACTCCGTTGATGAGAGCAAAAGGGTTGGAGAAAATTCTCGACGTGGGTGAAATTTATCTGAAGCTTGAAGGCGATAACCCTTATGGACATAAATATGACAGAATCGGGGAGCTGCTCGTTCGCGACGCGATATCCGGCGGTTTCGAAAAACTGATTGTCGACGGTCCGAGAGCCTTTATTCACAGCGTCCTGGCTTGCGCTGAACAGGCTGACATCTCTGTCAAGGTTCCGCTCTTCAAAGGGCAGATGTGGAAAAGCAAATCAATGGAAAAAGATATTCTTCTCGATTTCCGGAAAGTCAAACAGGACGAGCAGGAGTCTTTTGTTTCAGGATATTGTGAAGAAGGCGGATACTACAATTGCGTGAACGGCTATTACAACCGTCACCTTTCCATTACCGCCCTTGAAGCAATCGGAGAGGAAATTTGTGAAAAGCTCGATAGCATCACATCGGTTTTTGTCCAGTTGAGCTACGGGTATACGGTTTCCGGTCTATACGGGTCTTTTTTCAGGTTGTGGGCCAAAGGGAGAATTGAACATTATCCCCGGATCTTCTCCTGTACGATACCCAAAGGAAACACCATCTATGAAGATTATAAAAGGATCAATTCCATACCTGATATCGAAGAGTATGGAATCAGGCATAACCGGTACACCCGCGATCTTTTTATTGACAATACCCAGCTTCTGGAAAAGACACTGGAAGCTGTGAAGGATACAGATGGCGAGATCATTACAGTGGATGAGACGCTTTTAAAAGAAGCGGCGGCTCTTCTCAAGACCAGCGAACATATTTCCCTGACCGCAGAGGAAGCTTACAGTTTCGCCGGGTTTTATAAAACAGCCAGGGCCGGAAAGCTGAAGAGAGGGGTTCATGTCATTGTTCTGAATAACGGGAAAACCGATATTGTTGTCAATCGGCTTCAGAAGGATGCGGAAATGAGCCGTGAGACAATACTTTCCTATGTGAGAACCTTTCTTATGGAGTACTCCGATTCGATAGAGGAAACGAGTGACGCGATTGATAACGCCCTTTCCTCCGGAGCCGTGTTCACCGCGGAGATTGACGGCCGGATGGAAGGTATCGCCATTGTGGTCAGGATGGGATTCGAGGATTTTATACCCCGTTACCATCTGGCCTATATCGGGACGAGGGCCGGCAGGAAAGGCCGGGGGATTGCGGGAAAGCTCATTGAGGAAATCATCCAGTTTTCCGGAGGAAGCTTATCGCTCCATGTGGATCTTGATAATTCAAGGGCCAAGAAACTCTATGAAAAATTCGGATTTGTCCATATGTACAACAGGATGATTTACAAGGGAGATCTGCTTTGA
- a CDS encoding MarR family winged helix-turn-helix transcriptional regulator has product MDQTSQDLSDSVVSTLRQIIRAIDLHSKKLTKRYGLTGPQLIVLKEINKSPSKPISEIAKNVSLSQATVTSILDRLGQQGFTIRQRSDKDKRKVSIVLTDKAKGILDLNPSLLQEDFTGQFDKLKDWEKNMLLSSLQRLATMMDASNIESQPILASGPLSASPSDVKRYLEDEINY; this is encoded by the coding sequence ATGGACCAGACTTCACAAGATTTATCAGATTCGGTTGTATCAACCTTACGGCAAATAATCCGGGCGATTGATCTCCATTCAAAAAAACTCACCAAAAGATACGGTCTTACCGGTCCGCAGCTTATCGTTCTGAAAGAAATCAATAAATCTCCGAGCAAACCTATCTCCGAAATAGCAAAAAACGTCAGTCTTTCCCAGGCCACAGTTACGAGCATTCTCGACAGACTCGGTCAGCAGGGCTTTACCATCAGGCAGCGAAGCGACAAAGACAAAAGGAAAGTCAGTATCGTCCTCACCGACAAGGCGAAAGGCATTCTTGATCTGAACCCCTCATTGCTGCAGGAAGACTTTACCGGGCAGTTTGATAAGCTTAAAGACTGGGAGAAGAATATGTTATTGTCTTCGCTCCAGCGTCTGGCAACGATGATGGATGCCTCTAATATCGAGTCCCAGCCCATTCTTGCCAGTGGACCTCTTTCCGCTTCGCCTTCAGATGTCAAACGATATCTTGAAGATGAGATCAATTATTGA
- a CDS encoding ABC transporter substrate-binding protein, with translation MKKKLLLLIMTAFMSVMALSASGQGESGDVKTIVFGDVSWDSVQVHNRIAAFIIENGMDGYKADFMPGDTLPIINGVVQGDIDVDMESWHSNFRDVYDKGIASGNLIDLGKNMPDAPQGWWIPRYLVEGPDAVAPDLKSVSDLPKYADLFTDPEDRDKGIVYGGVAGWSQMTISEEIFNEFGLEDTFNLGIAGSGSALAGTMVGAYEKGEAWVGYYWAPTAVLGKLDMVRLKGSEYEPADVNILVNKSMLEKAPDVVEFLKKYSTTVDDNNEFLAQMDQNEWSTAEAAQWFLKNKEDVWTEWVSPEVAEKVKAAL, from the coding sequence ATGAAGAAGAAGTTACTTTTACTGATCATGACAGCTTTTATGTCTGTAATGGCCCTGTCCGCATCGGGACAGGGTGAGTCCGGCGATGTGAAAACAATCGTTTTCGGAGATGTTTCCTGGGATAGTGTTCAGGTACACAACAGAATCGCGGCTTTTATAATCGAAAACGGAATGGATGGATACAAGGCTGATTTTATGCCCGGTGATACGCTTCCCATTATCAATGGAGTTGTTCAGGGAGATATTGATGTCGATATGGAGTCCTGGCACTCCAACTTTCGCGATGTTTATGACAAGGGAATTGCCTCGGGTAACCTGATCGACCTGGGCAAGAACATGCCCGATGCTCCTCAGGGCTGGTGGATTCCCCGTTATCTGGTCGAAGGACCCGATGCCGTTGCTCCCGACCTGAAGAGCGTATCCGATCTTCCCAAATATGCCGACCTTTTCACCGATCCGGAAGACAGGGACAAAGGTATTGTATACGGCGGCGTCGCCGGTTGGTCGCAGATGACTATTTCCGAAGAGATTTTTAATGAATTCGGTCTGGAAGACACTTTCAACCTCGGTATAGCCGGATCCGGTTCCGCTCTCGCGGGAACTATGGTCGGTGCTTACGAGAAGGGAGAAGCCTGGGTCGGTTATTACTGGGCTCCTACAGCCGTACTGGGAAAACTTGATATGGTCCGTCTAAAAGGAAGCGAGTACGAACCCGCCGATGTGAATATTCTTGTAAACAAATCCATGCTTGAAAAAGCTCCCGATGTTGTCGAGTTTCTTAAAAAATATTCTACTACTGTAGATGATAACAATGAATTCCTCGCTCAGATGGACCAGAATGAATGGTCTACCGCCGAAGCTGCTCAGTGGTTCCTGAAGAACAAAGAAGACGTCTGGACCGAATGGGTCAGCCCTGAAGTCGCAGAAAAGGTTAAAGCCGCGCTTTAA
- a CDS encoding quaternary amine ABC transporter ATP-binding protein — MSDIEKDNQAESSQVLIKDLWKVFGRDAKRIVNGPLKDKSKEEIQKKTGCVVGMRNINLDIKKGEFYILMGLSGSGKSTLIRNLIRLVNPTSGSITINDEVVTKMNSEELLQFRRKTFGMVFQHYGLLPHMTVLDNAAYGLKVKGMPKGERYAKAMRSLETVGLKGWEDYYPGSLSGGMQQRVGLARALANDPEILLMDEPFSGLDPLIRRQMQDELVELQDKLQKTIIFVTHDLHEALKLGDRIAIMRNGEVVQVGSPEEIVTQPADDYVEEFVKDASPAKVLTAGSIMEDAKVLLYNWEGPKTALTLLRSHKRRAAFVVDKSHKLLGVIKESALEKLLESPEKPNMIPQESMKTVSTVMEDTILEDLFPIVTENPYPIPVLKENGKLAGVVTTDSIFESISPVEGDNHV; from the coding sequence ATGTCTGATATTGAAAAAGATAATCAGGCTGAATCTTCGCAGGTCCTTATAAAGGACCTGTGGAAGGTTTTCGGCCGCGATGCCAAACGGATCGTAAACGGACCTCTTAAAGATAAAAGCAAAGAGGAAATACAGAAGAAGACCGGCTGTGTCGTCGGTATGAGAAACATCAATCTCGATATAAAAAAAGGTGAATTTTACATACTTATGGGTTTGTCCGGTTCAGGAAAATCCACTCTTATCAGAAATCTTATCCGTCTGGTCAATCCCACATCAGGCTCTATAACAATCAATGATGAAGTTGTAACGAAAATGAACAGCGAAGAGCTTCTGCAGTTCAGGAGGAAAACCTTTGGAATGGTTTTTCAGCATTACGGACTTCTTCCTCACATGACGGTACTGGACAATGCGGCATACGGCCTGAAAGTGAAAGGCATGCCCAAAGGCGAAAGATACGCAAAAGCCATGCGATCTCTGGAGACGGTCGGCTTGAAGGGCTGGGAGGATTATTATCCCGGTTCCCTCAGCGGCGGAATGCAGCAGAGAGTCGGACTGGCCAGAGCCCTGGCTAACGATCCGGAAATCCTTCTTATGGATGAGCCGTTCAGCGGACTCGACCCCCTGATCCGCCGTCAGATGCAGGACGAACTGGTCGAACTGCAGGATAAGCTTCAGAAAACAATTATTTTCGTAACCCACGACCTTCATGAGGCCCTTAAGCTCGGAGACCGTATCGCCATTATGCGCAACGGTGAAGTCGTCCAGGTCGGCAGTCCTGAAGAAATTGTCACACAGCCTGCTGACGACTACGTGGAAGAGTTTGTCAAAGATGCCTCTCCTGCCAAAGTTCTGACAGCCGGCAGCATAATGGAAGACGCCAAAGTGCTGCTCTATAATTGGGAAGGTCCTAAAACCGCATTAACTCTGTTGCGGTCCCATAAGAGGCGGGCGGCATTTGTCGTGGACAAATCGCACAAACTGCTTGGTGTTATCAAAGAAAGTGCGCTGGAGAAACTTCTCGAGTCACCGGAAAAGCCGAATATGATACCTCAGGAGTCGATGAAAACCGTTTCGACTGTAATGGAAGACACCATTCTTGAAGATCTGTTTCCCATCGTGACGGAAAATCCTTATCCCATACCGGTTTTAAAAGAAAACGGAAAACTGGCCGGTGTCGTTACAACCGACTCCATTTTCGAGTCCATATCACCGGTGGAAGGAGATAATCATGTTTAA
- a CDS encoding ABC transporter permease — protein sequence MFNFPDIIEIPLASWIDSGMSWLLQNLAGFFDAIGFIILQVVVAFEAVFQFIPWFIMIPLVGLAGWKLVNSWKMGITFMAMLLLIGTFGYWEMAMLTLSLVIASVFFSLIIGIPIGINMARNDRTEGMLKPLLDGMQTMPSFVYLIPALMLFGMGKAPAMVATIIYAVPPVIRLTNVGIRTVDKEAVEASKAFGATPRQVLFDVQLPLAKPSIMVGINQTTMMALAMVVIGSMIGAKGLGMEVLIAISRIEVGRGFEAGISIVFLAIIIDRITFSFSEKNEK from the coding sequence ATGTTTAATTTTCCTGATATAATAGAAATCCCCTTGGCTTCCTGGATCGATTCCGGTATGTCGTGGCTGTTGCAGAACCTCGCCGGCTTTTTCGATGCCATCGGCTTTATTATTCTGCAGGTCGTTGTGGCCTTTGAAGCTGTTTTTCAGTTTATCCCCTGGTTCATCATGATACCTCTGGTAGGGTTGGCCGGGTGGAAGCTTGTCAATAGCTGGAAGATGGGAATTACCTTTATGGCCATGCTCCTGCTGATCGGTACATTCGGATACTGGGAAATGGCAATGCTCACTCTCAGTCTGGTCATCGCTTCAGTCTTCTTTTCCCTGATCATCGGCATCCCTATCGGGATCAATATGGCCAGAAACGATAGGACGGAAGGCATGCTTAAACCGCTGCTTGACGGAATGCAGACCATGCCTAGCTTCGTTTATCTTATACCGGCTCTGATGCTGTTCGGCATGGGAAAAGCTCCCGCAATGGTAGCGACTATCATTTATGCGGTGCCTCCTGTCATCAGGTTGACCAATGTCGGAATCAGAACTGTAGATAAAGAAGCCGTGGAAGCGTCAAAAGCTTTCGGCGCGACACCCCGCCAGGTCCTGTTTGATGTTCAGCTTCCTCTGGCCAAACCTTCCATTATGGTCGGTATTAACCAGACCACTATGATGGCCCTTGCCATGGTTGTTATCGGTTCGATGATCGGCGCCAAAGGCCTGGGGATGGAAGTTCTAATAGCCATTAGCAGAATTGAAGTCGGCCGGGGTTTTGAAGCCGGTATATCCATTGTCTTTCTGGCTATTATAATCGACCGCATAACCTTTTCCTTTTCAGAAAAAAATGAAAAATAA
- a CDS encoding flavocytochrome c — protein MKNKYDVIVIGSGIAGLSAAIESRLAGADVIVLEKMAGAGGNSLISDGGLAAAGTEEQKAAGIVDSPALMYYDMMKAGERINNPDLVKILTEESAEAYLWTRDFLKVPYLDRIDIFGGHSVPRCYTAENITGKTFISALLKKAEELSIPVAYKHYVQDIVREDDKSLSLKVIPGFSFKTGKGEPPEILKARKGIILAAGGFGSDVPFRSAQDPRLNESVQSTGQPFVDSSVLKMALNLGAAPVQLSRIQLGPWASPDETGYGDGPSFAEYILFQYGILIDPDKGVRFVNEMADRKTLSDEMMFMGRYSIGICDDHAVKTAGWNIDKALKKKVVLKFSTMEELCLHYGMDFIPVKRTVEQFNRFILAGKDKNFDKPILDGAKPISRPPYYGIRLYPKVHYTMGGLRIDENARVLDLNGKPVNGLYAAGEITGGVHGASRLGSCSLTDCVVFGRRAGRFSAS, from the coding sequence ATGAAAAATAAATACGATGTCATCGTCATTGGCAGCGGAATCGCCGGTCTTTCGGCTGCGATAGAATCCAGACTTGCCGGTGCCGATGTTATTGTTCTTGAAAAAATGGCTGGTGCCGGAGGGAATTCCCTGATTTCCGATGGCGGCCTGGCCGCAGCCGGGACAGAAGAGCAGAAAGCGGCGGGCATCGTCGATTCTCCGGCCCTGATGTATTATGATATGATGAAGGCCGGCGAACGGATAAATAATCCGGACCTGGTCAAAATTCTGACAGAGGAATCGGCCGAAGCCTACCTCTGGACCCGTGATTTTTTAAAAGTCCCTTACCTGGACCGTATCGATATTTTCGGCGGCCATTCCGTGCCGCGATGCTACACGGCTGAAAATATTACGGGAAAAACATTTATCTCGGCCCTTTTAAAAAAAGCTGAAGAGCTTTCCATCCCGGTCGCCTATAAACATTATGTACAGGATATTGTCAGGGAAGATGATAAGAGCCTCTCTTTGAAAGTCATTCCCGGTTTCAGCTTTAAAACCGGAAAGGGCGAGCCACCTGAAATCTTAAAAGCCCGTAAGGGCATTATTCTGGCGGCCGGCGGTTTCGGCAGCGATGTCCCTTTCCGGTCAGCTCAGGATCCCCGTCTGAATGAATCGGTTCAGTCTACGGGGCAGCCCTTTGTAGACAGTTCAGTATTGAAAATGGCTCTTAATCTCGGCGCCGCGCCGGTTCAGCTCTCCCGTATTCAGCTGGGCCCCTGGGCGTCCCCCGATGAAACAGGTTATGGCGACGGTCCCTCATTTGCCGAATATATATTGTTCCAGTACGGGATACTGATCGATCCCGACAAAGGGGTTCGCTTCGTCAATGAAATGGCCGACAGGAAGACCCTGTCCGATGAAATGATGTTTATGGGTCGTTATTCCATAGGGATTTGCGATGACCATGCGGTTAAAACCGCCGGCTGGAATATCGATAAGGCTCTTAAAAAGAAAGTCGTATTGAAATTCAGTACAATGGAGGAGCTGTGTCTCCACTACGGAATGGATTTTATTCCCGTAAAAAGAACCGTCGAACAGTTCAACCGGTTTATCCTTGCGGGCAAAGATAAAAACTTCGATAAACCAATACTCGATGGAGCAAAGCCCATATCGAGACCGCCTTATTACGGTATCCGGCTCTATCCCAAAGTTCATTACACTATGGGCGGTTTGCGCATCGATGAAAATGCACGGGTTCTGGACCTGAACGGGAAACCGGTCAACGGCCTCTATGCCGCCGGAGAAATAACCGGCGGAGTCCATGGGGCAAGCCGTCTCGGGAGCTGCTCTTTAACGGATTGCGTCGTCTTCGGACGCCGTGCCGGCCGGTTCAGCGCTTCATAA
- a CDS encoding 4Fe-4S dicluster domain-containing protein codes for MNPIVSLMSRSTDDYVPEETSLIKSADDSRTGLIVPELVFKYGSIKSHIRKSSKVAPWLIHSIYNRQKGYRDISDNPPDPGNICHEELIEEMEDLARSLGCLNIGYAKVPGNMIFRNKTILFDNAIVLSMEMDRNEMKHAPDIKAGKEVWRIYDRLGDASNKIARFLRERGFGAQAGAALGGDVNYPLLARKAGMGWIGTNGLLISPEAGGSQRLAAVFTSIGNLPFFEGENPYKWIEGFCSSCGRCIKKCPGKAIYPEKPAAENGGPKHIDHTKCAVPFSQTMGCSVCIAVCPFFTGNYDKIRKAFMKR; via the coding sequence ATGAATCCGATAGTTTCCCTTATGTCCAGAAGCACGGACGACTATGTTCCGGAAGAGACGTCTCTCATAAAAAGCGCAGACGATTCGAGAACCGGTTTGATAGTCCCGGAACTTGTATTCAAATACGGCAGCATTAAAAGCCATATAAGGAAATCGTCAAAAGTTGCGCCCTGGCTCATCCATTCGATTTACAATAGACAGAAGGGTTACCGGGATATCTCTGACAATCCCCCTGATCCCGGAAATATCTGCCATGAAGAACTGATTGAAGAAATGGAAGATCTGGCCCGTTCACTGGGATGTCTCAATATAGGATATGCAAAAGTTCCAGGCAATATGATCTTCAGGAACAAAACGATACTCTTCGATAATGCCATTGTTCTTTCTATGGAGATGGACAGGAATGAAATGAAGCATGCTCCCGACATCAAAGCGGGAAAAGAAGTCTGGCGAATATACGACAGACTGGGTGATGCCTCCAATAAAATAGCCCGTTTTCTCAGAGAAAGAGGATTCGGAGCTCAAGCGGGAGCCGCTCTGGGAGGCGATGTGAACTACCCTCTTCTGGCCCGGAAAGCCGGCATGGGATGGATCGGAACAAACGGACTGCTTATCTCTCCCGAGGCGGGAGGAAGTCAGCGATTGGCGGCAGTTTTCACATCGATTGGAAATCTGCCCTTTTTTGAAGGGGAAAACCCTTACAAGTGGATAGAGGGGTTCTGCAGCAGCTGCGGAAGATGTATAAAGAAATGCCCCGGAAAGGCGATATATCCGGAGAAGCCGGCGGCGGAAAATGGCGGACCCAAACACATTGACCACACCAAATGCGCCGTCCCTTTCTCACAGACGATGGGCTGCTCGGTCTGCATCGCCGTATGTCCGTTCTTTACGGGAAATTACGATAAAATACGAAAAGCTTTTATGAAGCGCTGA
- a CDS encoding PTS sugar transporter subunit IIA — translation MDEVLTLSEVASYLKLSEKTLLKMVKNGEIPCAKIANQWRFSRPMVDDWLRGKMEVVPKNDLSRLIEREFDYMPLSRLIDEDSIVLELKSVDRAGVIDELAEVAYNNKLILDKDTLTKKLNEREDLISTAIGNGIAIPHLRKPSAAIISEPKIVIGVSPRGVDFKSPDGKPTKLFFLILSDSEVVHLRILSRLAAILRINNHLEQMNNFRSKEDFLKFFINDDRENFPKP, via the coding sequence GTGGATGAGGTTCTGACATTGTCGGAAGTGGCATCGTATCTGAAACTGTCAGAGAAAACACTCCTGAAAATGGTAAAAAACGGAGAAATTCCCTGTGCCAAAATTGCCAATCAGTGGCGGTTTTCCCGGCCGATGGTGGATGACTGGCTGAGGGGAAAAATGGAAGTCGTTCCCAAGAACGATCTATCGAGATTAATCGAGAGGGAATTCGATTACATGCCTCTGTCCCGGCTGATTGATGAAGATTCCATTGTCCTCGAGCTCAAATCTGTTGATCGGGCCGGAGTTATTGATGAACTGGCCGAGGTGGCATATAACAATAAACTGATTCTTGATAAAGATACGCTTACGAAAAAGCTGAATGAACGGGAAGACCTGATTTCCACAGCGATAGGTAACGGCATTGCCATACCCCATTTGAGAAAGCCTTCCGCCGCAATTATTTCAGAACCGAAAATCGTTATCGGTGTATCTCCCCGGGGTGTGGATTTTAAATCTCCCGACGGCAAACCGACGAAACTCTTTTTTCTCATTCTCTCCGATAGCGAAGTCGTACATTTGAGAATTCTGTCCCGCCTGGCCGCCATACTCAGAATTAATAATCATCTGGAACAAATGAATAATTTCAGAAGCAAAGAGGATTTTCTTAAGTTCTTTATTAATGACGATCGTGAGAACTTTCCCAAACCTTGA
- a CDS encoding 4Fe-4S binding protein, translated as MVKINRKSYPFLIITFLYFLLGFVNILFAYLAVACMIIPFVMVSRTGKKPWCSTYCPRADFLSLFRIFKSSRKAPAWLNSDNTRKLVFQFFCINLFFIVMSTFMVSRGQMEPIEYVRFLIAFTIPVDLPQIWAGPALPPWAVHLAYRFYSIMFTSTVLGVVLASLYKPRTWCAVCPVNTLSTAMIRQITVSEGNE; from the coding sequence ATGGTAAAAATCAACAGAAAATCTTATCCTTTTCTAATCATTACATTTCTCTATTTTCTTCTTGGATTTGTAAATATCCTTTTCGCTTATCTGGCTGTCGCCTGTATGATAATTCCATTTGTCATGGTATCCAGGACTGGAAAAAAGCCCTGGTGCAGCACCTACTGTCCGAGAGCGGATTTTCTTTCGCTTTTCCGCATTTTTAAAAGCAGCAGAAAAGCTCCTGCCTGGCTCAATTCGGACAATACGAGAAAACTGGTCTTTCAGTTTTTCTGTATCAATCTGTTCTTCATTGTCATGTCCACCTTTATGGTGAGCCGGGGACAGATGGAACCCATCGAATATGTGCGATTTCTCATCGCTTTTACCATCCCGGTAGATTTGCCCCAGATCTGGGCCGGTCCGGCTCTGCCTCCCTGGGCTGTTCATCTGGCATACCGCTTCTATTCAATCATGTTCACATCAACCGTATTAGGTGTCGTGCTTGCCTCTCTCTACAAACCGAGAACCTGGTGCGCTGTTTGTCCCGTCAATACCTTAAGTACGGCTATGATTCGTCAGATCACTGTTTCCGAGGGGAATGAGTAA
- a CDS encoding MFS transporter, which produces MEITADQRSSYRGFLVHGIFLALTVTFTEINSVLPALVLQVGGSEIHIGIITAIMVGLPLVSQLLFAPFIQSRKKKRAYLLGGIYMRMFALFGIGMLLLGADSLTPALVLTFIYGGLILFSLSGAFAGISYVSLIGTTIPDSLRHRFFLRKQVFWSIGVLLSGILTRYIIKGFSGSVRYAFLFSLASLMLALASIGFWMIREQEESSSERPGLNEIIHSMKSILKEDHTFRNYCLTANILTSAIVLIPFYLPSLIRWYGIPSSFVGTIVLLQMGGMLVSNLIWPRIVGPLGFKGILKIESIGGFAIPLIMVIALAAGAGKWLVFLLFPLLGALSSAHKMSGEAVLVQISNKEKRALYSGIYGAINLTSALAPLLIGILLNVLPFQFIFLALGFICLTAYPLIGRMVCPIDIPKAKEDMMGIQ; this is translated from the coding sequence ATGGAAATAACAGCAGATCAGAGATCAAGTTACAGAGGCTTCCTTGTTCACGGAATTTTTCTCGCCCTTACAGTCACATTTACCGAAATAAACTCCGTCCTTCCCGCACTTGTCCTTCAGGTGGGAGGCTCGGAAATCCATATAGGCATCATTACGGCCATAATGGTCGGACTGCCGCTGGTTTCGCAACTGCTTTTTGCTCCCTTTATTCAATCGAGAAAGAAAAAGAGAGCCTATCTTCTCGGCGGTATTTATATGAGGATGTTTGCCCTCTTCGGAATCGGCATGCTTCTTCTCGGAGCAGACAGCCTCACTCCCGCTCTGGTGCTGACCTTTATTTACGGAGGCCTCATTCTCTTTTCGCTCTCCGGAGCTTTCGCCGGAATCAGCTATGTGTCTCTGATCGGAACAACCATTCCCGACTCCCTGAGACATAGATTCTTTCTGAGGAAACAGGTTTTCTGGAGCATAGGCGTGCTTCTGTCCGGAATTCTGACTCGCTATATCATAAAGGGATTCAGCGGATCGGTCCGTTATGCCTTTCTGTTTTCTCTTGCCTCGCTTATGCTGGCACTGGCATCAATCGGATTCTGGATGATAAGGGAACAGGAGGAGAGCAGCTCCGAACGGCCGGGCCTTAATGAAATCATTCATTCCATGAAAAGCATACTCAAAGAGGACCACACTTTCCGGAATTACTGTCTGACCGCCAATATCCTGACTTCGGCTATCGTGCTTATTCCCTTTTACCTCCCCTCTCTTATCAGGTGGTACGGTATCCCCTCATCATTCGTGGGGACAATCGTTCTGCTGCAGATGGGGGGCATGCTCGTCTCCAATCTCATATGGCCCAGGATTGTCGGGCCCCTGGGTTTCAAAGGAATACTGAAAATCGAAAGCATCGGCGGTTTCGCCATTCCCCTGATAATGGTCATCGCACTGGCGGCCGGAGCGGGAAAATGGCTTGTTTTTCTGCTCTTTCCCCTTCTGGGCGCCCTGTCTTCAGCTCATAAAATGAGCGGAGAGGCTGTTCTGGTGCAAATAAGCAATAAAGAAAAAAGAGCCCTCTATTCCGGTATATACGGAGCCATAAACCTGACCAGCGCGCTGGCTCCTCTCCTTATCGGTATCTTACTCAATGTTCTTCCCTTCCAGTTTATTTTCCTGGCTCTGGGATTCATCTGCCTGACAGCCTATCCGCTTATCGGAAGAATGGTCTGCCCCATAGACATTCCGAAAGCGAAAGAGGATATGATGGGAATTCAGTAA
- the nth gene encoding endonuclease III: MRKKEKAALIMDVLNKLYPEVPIPLEHSDAYTLLVAVVLSAQCTDARVNTVTPGLFDLAGTPEEMAQVPVETIKEIIRPCGLSNNKSKAISNLSKIIVREYGGKVPDNMDELEKLPGVGHKTASVVVSQAFGQNAFPVDTHIHRLMTRWGLTSGKNVIQTEKDAKKIFPEESWNRLHLQIIYFGREYCPARGHDPMNCPICSQL, translated from the coding sequence ATGAGAAAAAAAGAAAAAGCCGCGCTGATCATGGATGTTCTCAACAAACTCTACCCCGAAGTCCCCATACCGCTGGAGCACAGCGACGCTTACACGCTGCTGGTCGCTGTTGTACTATCAGCCCAATGTACCGATGCGAGGGTCAACACCGTGACGCCCGGGCTATTCGACCTCGCCGGAACGCCGGAGGAAATGGCGCAAGTTCCCGTTGAGACGATAAAAGAGATTATCAGACCCTGCGGTTTATCAAATAACAAATCAAAAGCCATAAGCAATCTGTCGAAGATAATTGTCCGGGAATACGGAGGGAAGGTGCCCGACAATATGGACGAGCTTGAAAAGCTGCCGGGAGTAGGACATAAAACAGCCTCTGTCGTCGTTAGCCAGGCCTTCGGTCAGAATGCTTTTCCCGTCGATACCCACATACACAGACTTATGACCCGATGGGGACTCACCAGCGGTAAAAATGTCATTCAGACGGAGAAAGATGCGAAAAAAATATTCCCCGAAGAAAGCTGGAACCGCCTGCATCTTCAGATCATTTATTTCGGCAGGGAGTACTGTCCGGCCCGGGGACACGATCCCATGAACTGCCCGATCTGTTCACAACTCTGA